One segment of Eschrichtius robustus isolate mEscRob2 chromosome 3, mEscRob2.pri, whole genome shotgun sequence DNA contains the following:
- the EPHA2 gene encoding ephrin type-A receptor 2 isoform X1: MQNIMDDMPIYMYSVCNVVAGDQDNWLRTNWVYRGEAERIFIELKFTVRDCNSFPGGASSCKETFNLYYAESDVDYGTNFQKRQFTKIDTIAPDEITVSSDFEARHVKLNVEERSVGPLSRKGFYLAFQDIGACVALLSVRVYYKKCPEKLQGLAHFPETIAGSDAPSLATVAGTCVDHAVVPPGGEEPRMHCAVDGEWLVPIGECLCQAGYEKVEDACQACSPGFFKSEASESPCLECPTHTLPSSEGATACECEEGYFRAPQDPLSLPCTRPPSAPHYLTAVGMGAKVELRWTPPQDNGGREDITYSVTCEQCWPESGECGPCEASVSYSEPPHGLTRTSVTVSDLEPHMNYTFAVEARNGVSDLVTSRSFLTASVSINQTEPPKVKLEDRSTTSLSVSWSIPPPQQSRVWKYEVTYRKKGDSNSYNVRRTEGFSVTLDDLAPDTIYLVQVQALTQEGQGAGSKVHEFQTLSTEGSSNVAVIGGVAVGVVLLLVLAGIGFFIHRRRKSLRTRQSSEDVYFSKSEQLKPLKTYVDPHTYEDPNQAVLKFTTEIHPSCVTRQKVIGAGEFGEVYKGTLKVSGKKEVPVAIKTLKAGYTEKQRVDFLSEASIMGQFSHHNIIRLEGVVSKCEARLQSGVWGTHAGNGGDCPPGPLIEPLFIDVPTPAPPVPLPSTRGHPLTPVLTPADKPMMIITEYMENGALDKFLREKDGEFSVLQLVGMLRGIAAGMKYLANMNYVHRDLAARNILVNCNLVCKVSDFGLSRVLEDDPEATYTTSGGKIPIRWTAPEAISYRKFTSASDVWSYGIVMWEVMTYGERPYWELSNHEVMKAINDGFRLPTPMDCPSAIYQLMMQCWQQERARRPKFADIVSILDKLIRAPESLKTLADFDPRVSIRLPSTSGSEGVPFRTVSEWLESIKMQQYTEHFLAAGYTAIEKVVQMTNDDIKRIGVRLPGHQKRIAYSLLGLKDQVNAVGIPI; this comes from the exons ATGCAGAACATCATGGACGACATGCCCATCTACATGTACTCCGTGTGCAACGTGGTGGCCGGCGACCAGGACAACTGGCTCCGCACCAACTGGGTATACCGCGGTGAGGCCGAGCGCATCTTCATCGAGCTCAAGTTCACCGTGCGTGACTGCAATAGCTTCCCTGGGGGCGCCAGCTCCTGCAAGGAAACCTTCAACCTCTACTACGCCGAGTCTGACGTGGACTATGGCACCAACTTCCAGAAGCGCCAGTTCACCAAGATTGACACTATCGCGCCCGACGAGATCACGGTCAGCAGCGACTTTGAAGCACGCCACGTGAAGCTGAACGTGGAGGAACGCTCCGTGGGGCCGCTCAGCCGCAAGGGCTTCTACCTGGCCTTTCAGGACATTGGTGCCTGCGTGGCGCTGCTCTCTGTCCGCGTCTACTACAAGAAGTGTCCCGAGAAGCTGCAAGGCCTGGCCCACTTCCCCGAGACCATCGCGGGCTCCGACGCGCCCTCCCTGGCCACCGTGGCTGGCACCTGCGTGGACCATGCTGTAGTGCCGCCCGGGGGTGAAGAGCCCCGCATGCACTGTGCAGTGGATGGCGAATGGCTGGTGCCCATCGGCGAGTGCCTGTGCCAAGCAGGCTACGAGAAGGTGGAGGACGCCTGCCAGG CCTGCTCGCCGGGGTTCTTCAAGTCCGAGGCATCCGAGAGCCCCTGTCTGGAGTGCCCCACACACACCCTGCCATCCTCCGAGGGGGCCACCGCCTGCGAGTGTGAGGAAGGCTACTTCCGGGCCCCGCAGGACCCACTGTCACTGCCCTGCACAC GCCCGCCCTCCGCCCCGCACTACCTCACGGCTGTGGGCATGGGCGCCAAAGTGGAGCTGCGCTGGACGCCCCCCCAGGACAACGGGGGCCGCGAGGACATCACCTACAGTGTCACCTGCGAGCAGTGCTGGCCTGAGTCAGGCGAGTGCGGGCCCTGCGAGGCCAGCGTGAGCTACTCGGAGCCGCCGCACGGGCTGACCCGCACCAGCGTGACAGTCAGTGACCTGGAGCCCCACATGAACTACACCTTTGCCGTAGAGGCCCGCAACGGCGTCTCGGACCTGGTGACCAGCCGTAGCTTCCTCACTGCCAGCGTCAGCATCAACCAGACAG AGCCCCCCAAGGTGAAGCTGGAGGACCGCAGCACCACCTCGCTGAGTGTCTCTTGGAGCATCCCTCCACCACAGCAGAGCCGCGTGTGGAAGTACGAGGTCACCTACCGCAAGAAG GGGGACTCCAACAGCTACAACGTGCGCCGCACTGAAGGCTTCTCCGTGACCCTGGATGACCTGGCTCCGGACACCATCTACCTGGTCCAGGTGCAGGCGCTGACGCAGGAGGGCCAGGGTGCTGGCAGCAAGGTGCACGAGTTCCAGACGCTGT CCACGGAAGGATCTAGCAACGTGGCAGTGATTGGTGGTGTGGCCGTTGGTGTGGTCTTGCTTCTGGTGCTGGCAGGAATTGGCTTCTTCATCCACCGCAG GAGGAAGAGCCTGCGGACGCGCCAGTCCTCGGAAGACGTTTACTTTTCCAAGTCAG aACAACTGAAGCCCCTGAAGACATACGTGGACCCACACACATACGAGGACCCCAACCAGGCTGTGCTCAAGTTCACCACCGAGATCCATCCGTCCTGTGTCACACGGCAGAAGGTGATCGGAGCAG GAGAGTTTGGGGAGGTGTACAAGGGCACGCTGAAGGTGTCGGGCAAGAAGGAGGTACCCGTGGCCATCAAGACGCTGAAAGCCGGCTACACAGAGAAGCAGCGGGTGGACTTTCTCAGCGAGGCCAGCATCATGGGCCAGTTCAGCCACCACAACATCATCCGCCTGGAGGGCGTTGTCTCCAAGTGTGAGGCCCGGCTCCAGAGTGGGGTGTGGGGGACCCACGCGGGGAATGGGGGGGACTGCCCCCCGGGGCCTCTGATAGAGCCTCTGTTCATAGATGTGCCCACCCCAGCCCCGCCTGTGCCTCTTCCCTCCACCCGTGGCCATCCCCTCACACCTGTGCTCACCCCTGCAGACAAGCCCATGATGATCATCACCGAATACATGGAGAATGGGGCTCTGGACAAGTTCCTTCGG GAGAAGGATGGCGAGTTCAGCGTGCTGCAGCTGGTGGGCATGCTGCGGGGCATCGCGGCCGGCATGAAGTACCTGGCCAACATGAATTACGTCCACCGCGACCTGGCTGCCCGCAACATCCTCGTCAACTGCAACCTGGTCTGCAAGGTGTCTGACTTCGGCCTGTCCCGTGTGCTGGAGGACGACCCCGAGGCCACCTACACCACCAGT GGTGGCAAGATCCCGATCCGCTGGACGGCTCCGGAGGCCATCTCCTACCGCAAGTTCACCTCCGCTAGCGACGTGTGGAGCTATGGCATCGTCATGTGGGAGGTGATGACGTACGGCGAGCGGCCCTACTGGGAGCTGTCGAACCACGAG gtgaTGAAGGCCATTAATGATGGCTTCCGGCTTCCCACACCCATGGACTGCCCCTCCGCCATCTACCAGCTCATGATGCAGTGCTGGCAGCAGGAGCGTGCCCGCCGCCCCAAGTTCGCTGACATTGTCAGCATCCTGGACAAGCTCATCCGAGCCCCCGAATCCCTCAAGACCCTGGCTGACTTTGACCCCCG GGTGTCCATCCGGCTGCCCAGCACCAGCGGCTCAGAGGGTGTGCCCTTCCGCACGGTGTCCGAGTGGCTGGAATCCATCAAGATGCAGCAGTACACTGAGCACTTCCTGGCGGCCGGCTACACGGCCATCGAGAAGGTGGTGCAGATGACCAACGA CGACATCAAGAGGATCGGGGTGCGGCTGCCCGGCCACCAGAAGCGCATTGCCTACAGCCTGCTGGGCCTCAAGGACCAGGTGAACGCAGTGGGGATCCCCATCTGA
- the EPHA2 gene encoding ephrin type-A receptor 2 isoform X3, protein MQNIMDDMPIYMYSVCNVVAGDQDNWLRTNWVYRGEAERIFIELKFTVRDCNSFPGGASSCKETFNLYYAESDVDYGTNFQKRQFTKIDTIAPDEITVSSDFEARHVKLNVEERSVGPLSRKGFYLAFQDIGACVALLSVRVYYKKCPEKLQGLAHFPETIAGSDAPSLATVAGTCVDHAVVPPGGEEPRMHCAVDGEWLVPIGECLCQAGYEKVEDACQACSPGFFKSEASESPCLECPTHTLPSSEGATACECEEGYFRAPQDPLSLPCTRPPSAPHYLTAVGMGAKVELRWTPPQDNGGREDITYSVTCEQCWPESGECGPCEASVSYSEPPHGLTRTSVTVSDLEPHMNYTFAVEARNGVSDLVTSRSFLTASVSINQTEPPKVKLEDRSTTSLSVSWSIPPPQQSRVWKYEVTYRKKGDSNSYNVRRTEGFSVTLDDLAPDTIYLVQVQALTQEGQGAGSKVHEFQTLSTEGSSNVAVIGGVAVGVVLLLVLAGIGFFIHRRRKSLRTRQSSEDVYFSKSEQLKPLKTYVDPHTYEDPNQAVLKFTTEIHPSCVTRQKVIGAGEFGEVYKGTLKVSGKKEVPVAIKTLKAGYTEKQRVDFLSEASIMGQFSHHNIIRLEGVVSKYVPTPAPPVPLPSTRGHPLTPVLTPADKPMMIITEYMENGALDKFLREKDGEFSVLQLVGMLRGIAAGMKYLANMNYVHRDLAARNILVNCNLVCKVSDFGLSRVLEDDPEATYTTSGGKIPIRWTAPEAISYRKFTSASDVWSYGIVMWEVMTYGERPYWELSNHEVMKAINDGFRLPTPMDCPSAIYQLMMQCWQQERARRPKFADIVSILDKLIRAPESLKTLADFDPRVSIRLPSTSGSEGVPFRTVSEWLESIKMQQYTEHFLAAGYTAIEKVVQMTNDDIKRIGVRLPGHQKRIAYSLLGLKDQVNAVGIPI, encoded by the exons ATGCAGAACATCATGGACGACATGCCCATCTACATGTACTCCGTGTGCAACGTGGTGGCCGGCGACCAGGACAACTGGCTCCGCACCAACTGGGTATACCGCGGTGAGGCCGAGCGCATCTTCATCGAGCTCAAGTTCACCGTGCGTGACTGCAATAGCTTCCCTGGGGGCGCCAGCTCCTGCAAGGAAACCTTCAACCTCTACTACGCCGAGTCTGACGTGGACTATGGCACCAACTTCCAGAAGCGCCAGTTCACCAAGATTGACACTATCGCGCCCGACGAGATCACGGTCAGCAGCGACTTTGAAGCACGCCACGTGAAGCTGAACGTGGAGGAACGCTCCGTGGGGCCGCTCAGCCGCAAGGGCTTCTACCTGGCCTTTCAGGACATTGGTGCCTGCGTGGCGCTGCTCTCTGTCCGCGTCTACTACAAGAAGTGTCCCGAGAAGCTGCAAGGCCTGGCCCACTTCCCCGAGACCATCGCGGGCTCCGACGCGCCCTCCCTGGCCACCGTGGCTGGCACCTGCGTGGACCATGCTGTAGTGCCGCCCGGGGGTGAAGAGCCCCGCATGCACTGTGCAGTGGATGGCGAATGGCTGGTGCCCATCGGCGAGTGCCTGTGCCAAGCAGGCTACGAGAAGGTGGAGGACGCCTGCCAGG CCTGCTCGCCGGGGTTCTTCAAGTCCGAGGCATCCGAGAGCCCCTGTCTGGAGTGCCCCACACACACCCTGCCATCCTCCGAGGGGGCCACCGCCTGCGAGTGTGAGGAAGGCTACTTCCGGGCCCCGCAGGACCCACTGTCACTGCCCTGCACAC GCCCGCCCTCCGCCCCGCACTACCTCACGGCTGTGGGCATGGGCGCCAAAGTGGAGCTGCGCTGGACGCCCCCCCAGGACAACGGGGGCCGCGAGGACATCACCTACAGTGTCACCTGCGAGCAGTGCTGGCCTGAGTCAGGCGAGTGCGGGCCCTGCGAGGCCAGCGTGAGCTACTCGGAGCCGCCGCACGGGCTGACCCGCACCAGCGTGACAGTCAGTGACCTGGAGCCCCACATGAACTACACCTTTGCCGTAGAGGCCCGCAACGGCGTCTCGGACCTGGTGACCAGCCGTAGCTTCCTCACTGCCAGCGTCAGCATCAACCAGACAG AGCCCCCCAAGGTGAAGCTGGAGGACCGCAGCACCACCTCGCTGAGTGTCTCTTGGAGCATCCCTCCACCACAGCAGAGCCGCGTGTGGAAGTACGAGGTCACCTACCGCAAGAAG GGGGACTCCAACAGCTACAACGTGCGCCGCACTGAAGGCTTCTCCGTGACCCTGGATGACCTGGCTCCGGACACCATCTACCTGGTCCAGGTGCAGGCGCTGACGCAGGAGGGCCAGGGTGCTGGCAGCAAGGTGCACGAGTTCCAGACGCTGT CCACGGAAGGATCTAGCAACGTGGCAGTGATTGGTGGTGTGGCCGTTGGTGTGGTCTTGCTTCTGGTGCTGGCAGGAATTGGCTTCTTCATCCACCGCAG GAGGAAGAGCCTGCGGACGCGCCAGTCCTCGGAAGACGTTTACTTTTCCAAGTCAG aACAACTGAAGCCCCTGAAGACATACGTGGACCCACACACATACGAGGACCCCAACCAGGCTGTGCTCAAGTTCACCACCGAGATCCATCCGTCCTGTGTCACACGGCAGAAGGTGATCGGAGCAG GAGAGTTTGGGGAGGTGTACAAGGGCACGCTGAAGGTGTCGGGCAAGAAGGAGGTACCCGTGGCCATCAAGACGCTGAAAGCCGGCTACACAGAGAAGCAGCGGGTGGACTTTCTCAGCGAGGCCAGCATCATGGGCCAGTTCAGCCACCACAACATCATCCGCCTGGAGGGCGTTGTCTCCAAGT ATGTGCCCACCCCAGCCCCGCCTGTGCCTCTTCCCTCCACCCGTGGCCATCCCCTCACACCTGTGCTCACCCCTGCAGACAAGCCCATGATGATCATCACCGAATACATGGAGAATGGGGCTCTGGACAAGTTCCTTCGG GAGAAGGATGGCGAGTTCAGCGTGCTGCAGCTGGTGGGCATGCTGCGGGGCATCGCGGCCGGCATGAAGTACCTGGCCAACATGAATTACGTCCACCGCGACCTGGCTGCCCGCAACATCCTCGTCAACTGCAACCTGGTCTGCAAGGTGTCTGACTTCGGCCTGTCCCGTGTGCTGGAGGACGACCCCGAGGCCACCTACACCACCAGT GGTGGCAAGATCCCGATCCGCTGGACGGCTCCGGAGGCCATCTCCTACCGCAAGTTCACCTCCGCTAGCGACGTGTGGAGCTATGGCATCGTCATGTGGGAGGTGATGACGTACGGCGAGCGGCCCTACTGGGAGCTGTCGAACCACGAG gtgaTGAAGGCCATTAATGATGGCTTCCGGCTTCCCACACCCATGGACTGCCCCTCCGCCATCTACCAGCTCATGATGCAGTGCTGGCAGCAGGAGCGTGCCCGCCGCCCCAAGTTCGCTGACATTGTCAGCATCCTGGACAAGCTCATCCGAGCCCCCGAATCCCTCAAGACCCTGGCTGACTTTGACCCCCG GGTGTCCATCCGGCTGCCCAGCACCAGCGGCTCAGAGGGTGTGCCCTTCCGCACGGTGTCCGAGTGGCTGGAATCCATCAAGATGCAGCAGTACACTGAGCACTTCCTGGCGGCCGGCTACACGGCCATCGAGAAGGTGGTGCAGATGACCAACGA CGACATCAAGAGGATCGGGGTGCGGCTGCCCGGCCACCAGAAGCGCATTGCCTACAGCCTGCTGGGCCTCAAGGACCAGGTGAACGCAGTGGGGATCCCCATCTGA